One Phaseolus vulgaris cultivar G19833 chromosome 2, P. vulgaris v2.0, whole genome shotgun sequence DNA window includes the following coding sequences:
- the LOC137810062 gene encoding casein kinase II subunit alpha-2 — MSKARVYTDVNVLRPKEYWDYESLTLQWGDQDDYEVVRKVGRGKYSEVFEGINVNSNERCIIKILKPVKKKKIKREIKILQNICGGPNIVKLLDIVRDQHSKTPSLIFEYVNSTDFKVLYPTLTDYDIRYYIYELLKALDYCHSQGIMHRDVKPHNVMIDHELRKLRLIDWGLAEFYHPGKEYNVRVASRYFKGPELLVDLQDYDYSLDMWSLGCMFAGMIFRKEPFFYGHDNHDQLVKIAKVLGTDELNAYLNKYHLELDPQLDALVVRHSRKPWSKFINADNQHLVSPEAIDFLDKLLRYDHQDRLTAREAMAHPYFSQVRAAESSRMRTQ, encoded by the exons ATGTCCAAGGCGCGCGTCTACACCGATGTCAATGTTCTTCGTCCCAAAGAGTATTGGGATTACGAGTCCCTCACCCTTCAGTGGGG tgATCAAGATGATTATGAAGTTGTGCGAAAAGTGGGCAGAGGGAAATATAGTGAAGTTTTTGAAGGCATAAATGTGAATAGCAATGAGCGCTGCATAATCAAGATTCTGAAACCCGTCAAGAAAAAAAAG ATTAAAAGAGAGATAAAAATACTTCAGAATATTTGTGGAGGGCCAAATATTGTCAAGCTTCTTGATATTGTCAGAGATCAGCATTCCAAAACTCCTAGTTTGATATTTGAGTATGTCAACAGCACAGATTTTAAAGTTCTGTATCCAACCTTGACTGATTATGACATACGCTATTACATATATGAGCTCCTTAAG GCCCTGGATTACTGTCATTCTCAAGGCATTATGCACAGGGATGTCAAGCCTCATAATGTTATGATTGATCACGAGTTACGAAAACTGCGCTTGATTGACTGGGGTCTTGCTGAATTTTATCATCCTGGAAAGGAATATAACGTTCGTGTGGCTTCAAG GTACTTTAAGGGTCCTGAACTTCTAGTTGATTTGCAAGACTATGACTACTCGTTAGACATGTGGAGCCTTGGCTGCATGTTTGCTGGAATG ATATTTCGCAAAGAACCTTTCTTTTATGGCCATGACAACCATGATCAGCTTGTAAAAATAGCTAAG GTGCTTGGGACTGATGAACTGAATGCTTATCTTAATAAGTATCATCTGGAACTTGATCCTCAACTTGATGCGCTTGTTGTAAG ACACAGTCGAAAACCCTGGTCTAAATTTATCAATGCAGATAATCAGCATCTTGTGTCTCCTGAG GCAATTGATTTTCTTGATAAGCTTCTTCGATATGATCACCAGGACAGGCTAACAGCTAGAGAAGCAATG GCACATCCATATTTCTCTCAAGTAAGGGCAGCAGAAAGTAGCAGAATGAGGACACAGTAA
- the LOC137810052 gene encoding ribonuclease III domain-containing protein RNC1, chloroplastic isoform X1 — MELSSSFLLSPKPCNYSFSSSFSPFPIHLFIRNSKSRTPSFRILAVAVEPQQGPPGSSPQRLLKELAARKRATSTKKGPPRRFILRPPIDDNKLAERFLNSPQLSLKSFPLLSSCLPSSRLNNADRLWIDEYLLEAKQALGYSLEPSETLGDDNPAKQFDTLLYLAFQHPSCERTKARHVRSGHSRLSFLGQYVLDLALGEFFLQRYPRESPGPMRERVFGLIGKRNLDQWIKAASLQNLIFTYDDMDKIRKRERDGPVKSVFWALFGAIYLCFGMREVYRVLFEVFGMDPDAEDCQPRLRRQLEDVDYVSAEFEGKLSWQDIVAYKPPADALFEHPRLFRACVPPGMHRFRGNIWDYDTRPHVMKTLGYPLEVTDRIPEITEARNIELGLGLQLCYMHPSKYKFEHPRFCYERLEYIGQKIQDLVMAERLLTKHLDAPGLWLQQRHRGLLMNKYCGRYLRAKHLHRYIIYDEKIQDTYENNRRKRNPATTAVQQALHGLSYLVYGKRDVRRLMFEFFDFEQIQPKEVA, encoded by the exons ATGGaactctcttcttcttttttactcTCTCCAAAACCATGCAATTACTCTTTCTCCTCCTCCTTCTCTCCGTTCCCAATTCACCTTTTCATCAGAAACTCCAAATCCAGAACCCCCTCTTTCCGAATTCTCGCGGTGGCAGTAGAGCCGCAACAGGGCCCTCCGGGGAGCAGTCCCCAGCGACTTCTGAAGGAGCTCGCGGCTCGCAAAAGGGCAACTTCCACAAAGAAGGGACCCCCAAGAAGGTTCATTCTAAGGCCCCCAATAGACGATAACAAATTAGCTGAAAGATTTCTCAACAGCCCGCAACTCTCTCTCAAATCGTTCCCTCTGTTGAGTTCGTGCTTGCCCTCGTCGCGGCTCAACAATGCGGATAGGCTGTGGATTGATGAGTACTTGCTCGAAGCGAAGCAGGCTCTGGGGTACTCTCTCGAGCCCTCGGAAACGCTCGGGGACGATAACCCCGCCAAGCAGTTCGACACGTTGCTGTACTTAGCGTTTCAGCACCCGTCGTGCGAGAGAACGAAGGCGCGGCACGTGCGGTCGGGGCATTCGAGGTTGTCTTTTCTGGGACAGTACGTGCTTGACTTGGCGCTTGGTGAGTTTTTCTTGCAGAGGTATCCGAGGGAGTCGCCGGGTCCAATGAGGGAGCGAGTGTTTGGGTTGATAGGGAAGAGAAACTTGGATCAGTGGATTAAAGCCGCTAGCTTGCAGAATTTGATATTTACGTATGATGATATGGATAAGATAAGGAAGAGGGAAAGGGACGGTCCTGTGAA GTCAGTATTCTGGGCTTTGTTTGGGGCTATCTATCTTTGTTTTGGTATGCGAGAAGTGTATCGTGTTCTTTTTGAAGTCTTTGGAATGGATCCAGATGCTGAGGACTGCCAGCCCAGATTGCGGAGGCAACTTGAAGATGTGGATTATGTATCTGCTGAGTTTGAAGGCAAGCTAAGCTGGCAAGATATCGTTGCATATAAG CCTCCTGCAGATGCTCTGTTTGAACATCCAAGGCTATTTAGAGCTTGTGTTCCCCCCGGAATGCATCGGTTTAGGGGCAATATATGGGACTATGATACCAGACCTCATGTTATGAAAACACTTGGATATCCATTAGAAGTAACAGACAGAATCCCAGAAATTACTGAAGCCAGGAACATAGAGCTTGGACTTGGATTGCAG CTTTGCTACATGCATCCATCGAAGTACAAGTTTGAGCATCCTCGATTTTGCTATGAGAGATTAGAATACATTGGCCAAAAGATACAG gATTTGGTGATGGCTGAAAGATTATTGACGAAGCATTTAGATGCTCCGGGATTGTGGCTGCAACAGAGGCACCGTGGTCTTCTTATGAATAAGTATTGTGGAAGATATTTGAGGGCCAAACATCTCCACCGGTATATTATATATGATGAAAAGATTCAAGACACTTATGAGAATAACCGGAGGAAGAGAAATCCAGCCACAACAGCTGTTCAACAAGCTCTTCATGGGCTTTCGTATCTTGTTTATGGGAAACGTGACGTGAGGCGTCTCATGTTTGAGTTTTTTGACTTTGAGCAGATTCAGCCTAAAGAAGTAGCCTAG
- the LOC137810052 gene encoding ribonuclease III domain-containing protein RNC1, chloroplastic isoform X2 produces MHRFRGNIWDYDTRPHVMKTLGYPLEVTDRIPEITEARNIELGLGLQLCYMHPSKYKFEHPRFCYERLEYIGQKIQDLVMAERLLTKHLDAPGLWLQQRHRGLLMNKYCGRYLRAKHLHRYIIYDEKIQDTYENNRRKRNPATTAVQQALHGLSYLVYGKRDVRRLMFEFFDFEQIQPKEVA; encoded by the exons ATGCATCGGTTTAGGGGCAATATATGGGACTATGATACCAGACCTCATGTTATGAAAACACTTGGATATCCATTAGAAGTAACAGACAGAATCCCAGAAATTACTGAAGCCAGGAACATAGAGCTTGGACTTGGATTGCAG CTTTGCTACATGCATCCATCGAAGTACAAGTTTGAGCATCCTCGATTTTGCTATGAGAGATTAGAATACATTGGCCAAAAGATACAG gATTTGGTGATGGCTGAAAGATTATTGACGAAGCATTTAGATGCTCCGGGATTGTGGCTGCAACAGAGGCACCGTGGTCTTCTTATGAATAAGTATTGTGGAAGATATTTGAGGGCCAAACATCTCCACCGGTATATTATATATGATGAAAAGATTCAAGACACTTATGAGAATAACCGGAGGAAGAGAAATCCAGCCACAACAGCTGTTCAACAAGCTCTTCATGGGCTTTCGTATCTTGTTTATGGGAAACGTGACGTGAGGCGTCTCATGTTTGAGTTTTTTGACTTTGAGCAGATTCAGCCTAAAGAAGTAGCCTAG